Below is a genomic region from Neorhizobium galegae.
ATAAATTAGAGATTTCTTAAATTCATCCGCCCGCACGAAGGCGGCTGATCGGGGAACGCCTGAAATCGGAGGAAGAATTAAGTGCGATCCGCGGCAACCGATGGATGTTTACGATCCTGGGTGCCTACAAACGTAGGTGGGCGCCGTGTGTCCAAGCCCACGGGCCTGGCCAGGGACAGCTCCCTTTGGATCGAGTATGGCCCCAGGGATTGTGGTTCCTGTCGTGAGGCGCAGATCGCACCAGCAATATATGTGTGATTGCCGGTCCGCACCAGTGGCGGAAAGCCTTTATTATCGACTTTGATCAGTTCACCGGAGCGGGCGTGCGGCCGTTGAGCTTGGCGGTCAGCCCGTCGAGCCGCGAGGCGAGCTCGCCGAGCGCCGAGACCACGTGCTGCTCGTTGCGCTGGTGGGTTTCGAGCGCGCCGTCGCGGTTGGACTTGAGTGCCGCGACCTCGGTCTCCAGCAGGCCGAGCTTGCGGGTCATCTCAGACAACTCGTCCATGA
It encodes:
- a CDS encoding cell division protein ZapA, whose protein sequence is MAQVTVMIDGKAYRMACEEGQESHLTELADRFDRYVGHLKGQFGEIGDLRITVMAGIMIMDELSEMTRKLGLLETEVAALKSNRDGALETHQRNEQHVVSALGELASRLDGLTAKLNGRTPAPVN